One genomic segment of Belonocnema kinseyi isolate 2016_QV_RU_SX_M_011 chromosome 2, B_treatae_v1, whole genome shotgun sequence includes these proteins:
- the LOC117167485 gene encoding separin, translating into MCTIDGTIRQILNRCRSEPRASNQNEHGPILLDLLEDDSKEKLEADMKKFLDDQKVNFSVVEYASVNKMLALCSLTTEKVVEGTCYLMEAHSTSLRQQVLHRFTKTNARIKYQARSAIYGLDPYHVKYDMKNTWNCKTLKRKLAELPPEWYVIQVTSQHENFADYKYDEYAGNSLYTMRPTHPIHISIFPTGPNAIEPFSLTLPKPITNNSYDLRKEIESILNKNKSDLLNHYSNRTHYWEMRRRQDSQMKTAIDELENTWLREWRVLFMADPLENLELVKNVHRMIDKLVDDSRNSKEIPSSSRWLLKKVAEGSCFLSKEELSRAVKYLLPNHKKLAKNIVLSVHGMTSSIEELKSSNRKNMILILDENMDHIPFEAMQILRHHPVSRLASIHVTYALYMEYRDSIVDGCKVIKLSNDVGSFIINPSCDLLRMERRLKVFIDYWLPDWKGLFGKEPDEMRFKSALVDHDILMYAGHGSGIQYLRVEDIEKLRVAAIVLLFGCSSLKLTPVGGRQPPFGVSNQYLTACSPSTLGMLWEVTDGDCDKLTATFMSNWIPSENKGSAQNINFAEWDKGILSPDEKVEVPQPVEFEMLRALAKSKDVCGQYMTAAAVIVRGLPIRLQA; encoded by the exons ATGTGTACTATAGATGGCACAATTCGACAAATTCTCAACAGATGTAGAAGTGAGCCTCGAGCAAGTAATCAAAATGAACATGGACCAATTTTATTGGACTTGCTTGAAGATGATTCGAAGGAAAAATTGGAAGCTGATATGAAGAAATTTCTTGATGATCAGAAAGTTAACTTTAGTGTCGTCGAGTATGCGAGTGTAAATAAAATGCTAGCTCTGTGTTCCTTAACG acagAGAAAGTGGTTGAGGGTACATGCTATTTAATGGAAGCACACTCAACTAGTCTTCGGCAGCAAGTGCTTCATAGGTTTACAAAAACAAACGCTCGCATCAAATACCAGGCAAGGTCGGCGATTTATGGGTTAGATCCTTATCATGTTAAGTACGACATGAAAAATACCTGGAACTGCAAGACCCTAAAAAGAAAACTGGCAGAACTTCCTCCTG aatggtACGTAATCCAAGTTACATCTCAACACGAGAATTTTGCTGATTACAAGTATGATGAGTACGCAGGAAATTCTCTTTATACTATGCGACCAACACATCCGATACACATCAGTATTTTTCCCACTGGACCCAATGCCATAGAACCTTTTAGTCTCACTTTGCCAAAACCTATCACGAACAACTCCTACGATTTGCGCAAAGAAATAGAgtcgattttgaataaaaacaaatccGACCTCTTGAATCATTATTCTAATCGAACGCACTATTGGGAAATGCGCAGACGACAAGATAGTCAAATGAAG aCGGCAATAGACGAATTGGAAAATACTTGGTTGAGAGAATGGAGGGTTCTTTTCATGGCAGATCCCTTAGAGAACCTAGAACTTGTAAAAAATGTGCATAGAATGATAGATAAACTCGTAGACGACTCTAGAAATTC CAAAGAAATTCCAAGTAGTTCTAGATGGTTGTTAAAGAAAGTGGCTGAGGGTTCGTGCTTTTTATCAAAGGAAGAGCTTTCAAGAGCAGTCAAGTACCTTCTGCCAAACCACAAAAAACTTGCCAAAAACATTGTGTTGTCCGTTCACGGAATGACCAGTTCAATTGAAGAGTTAAAATCCTCAAATAGAAAAAACATGATATTAATTTTGGATGAG aaCATGGATCACATACCGTTTGAGGCAATGCAGATTCTGAGGCATCATCCAGTTTCTAGATTAGCTTCTATTCATGTTACTTACGCCTTGTACATGGAGTACCGAGATTCAATTGTGGATGGCTGCAAGGTCATTAAACTGTCAAACGACGTTGGTTCGTTCATCATAAACCCTTCATGTGATCTGCTCAGAATGGAAAGGAGACTAAAGGTCTTCATAGATTACTGGCTTCCTGATTGGAAAGGCTTGTTTGGCAAGGAGCCAGATGAAATGCGATTCAAAAGTGCTTTAGTCGATCATGATATCCTCAT GTATGCTGGTCATGGAAGTGGAATTCAGTATTTGAGGGTCGAAGACATCGAAAAGCTTCGTGTAGCAGCGATTGTATTATTGTTCGGATGCAGTAGTTTGAAACTGACCCCAGTTGGAGGCCGACAGCCTCCATTTGGAGTTTCCAATCAGTATTTAACAGCCTGcag TCCGTCTACTTTGGGAATGCTGTGGGAGGTGACGGATGGAGACTGTGACAAACTAACAGCAACCTTCATGAGTAATTGGATTCCATCTGAAAATAAAGGGTCAGcgcagaatataaattttgccgAATGGGACAAAGGAATCCTGT CTCCGGATGAAAAGGTTGAAGTTCCTCAGCCAGTGGAATTCGAAATGCTGAGGGCACTAGCAAAATCAAAGGATGTTTGCGGGCAATACATGACAGCAGCGGCGGTAATCGTCCGCGGATTACCAATAAGATTACAAGCctga